From a single Thermothielavioides terrestris NRRL 8126 chromosome 3, complete sequence genomic region:
- a CDS encoding glycoside hydrolase family 93 protein (CAZy_ID 269687) → MRWSTLVLSLLPIVSAAPKEKTPKTFSQRVVFTPPSNYTIPRVLYARTAQFKDGTLLATWENYSPEPPPVYFPIFQSTDGGYNWNEIARVQDTANGLGLRYQPFLYILEEPFAGFPKETVLLAGNSIPTDLSSTHIDLYASTDRGRTWQFLSHIAAGGEAVPDNGLTPVWEPFLMRYKDTIICYYSDQRDNATHGQKMSHQTTRDLKNWGPVITDVAYPTYTDRPGMPTVARLPNGKYIMTYEYGGGPAIPTSYSFPVYYKVVADPETFGAATGTSLQTTDGYVPTSSPYVVWSPVGGKNGTIIVSAGSSGDVYINTGLAEPGTPWTRVATPEPSAYTRNLRVLNDPTKLLIMGAGQLPPSTTNKVELSVMDISKLKAAL, encoded by the exons ATGCGGTGGTCAACGCTCGTCCTGTCGCTTCTGCCCATCGTCTCGGCTGCTCCCAAGGAGAAGACGCCGAAGACCTTCTCGCAGCGAGTGGTGTTCACGCCCCCCAGCAACTACACCATCCCGCGCGTGCTCTACGCCCGCACCGCTCAGTTCAAAGATGGCACCTTGCTAGCGACGTGGGAGAACTACAGCCCGGAACCACCCCCGGTGTACTTCCCCATCTTTCAGTCCACCGACGGCGGCTACAACTGGAACGAGATCGCGCGGGTCCAGGATACCGCCAACGGATTAG GCCTCCGCTACCAGCCGTTCCTGTACATCCTCGAGGAGCCGTTTGCCGGCTTCCCCAAGGAGACGGTGCTGCTCGCGGGCAACTCGATTCCCACCGACCTCTCGAGCACGCACATCGACCTGTACGCGTCCACCGACAGGGGCAGGACGTGGCAGTTCCTGTCGCAcatcgcggccggcggcgaggcggtgcCGGACAATGGCCTCACGCCCGTCTGGGAGCCCTTCCTGATGCGGTACAAGGACACGATCATCTGCTACTACTCGGACCAGCGCGACAACGCGACGCACGGCCAGAAGATGTCGCACCAGACGACCAGGGACCTGAAGAACTGGGGCCCCGTCATCACCGACGTCGCGTACCCGACCTACACGGACCGGCCGGGCATGCCCACGGTGGCGCGGCTGCCCAACGGCAAGTACATCATGACGTACGAGTACGGCGGGGGCCCCGCGATCCCGACGTCGTACTCGTTCCCGGTCTACTACAAGGTGGTGGCGGACCCGGAGACATTcggcgcggcgacgggcaCGTCGCTCCAGACGACGGACGGCTACGTGCCCACCAGCTCGCCCTACGTCGTGTGGAGTCCCGTGGGCGGCAAGAACGGCACCATCATCGTCAGCGCCGGCAGCTCGGGCGACGTGTACATCAACACGGGCCTGGCCGAGCCCGGCACGCCCTGGACGCGTGTCGCGACGCCCGAGCCAAGCGCCTACACGCGCAACCTGCGCGTGCTCAACGACCCGACCAAGCTGCTGATCATGGGCGCCGGTCAGCTGccgcccagcaccaccaACAAGGTCGAGCTCAGCGTTATGGACATCAGCAAACTGAAGGCGGCGTTGTGA